Proteins encoded by one window of Cloeon dipterum chromosome 4, ieCloDipt1.1, whole genome shotgun sequence:
- the LOC135942389 gene encoding uncharacterized protein LOC135942389 isoform X1, translated as MSPAAIIFSSMTILAVFGSALGEANGDYLSQDKRNNERPKMLSMFPRIGRTKEEEMQKNWRGMMKLFPRVGRAETNDDYEDRAWCQDCISADYNFDGVPGKRPNMAAFPRIGRRQLAAFPRVGKRQQQRLLATFPRIGRSANKPRGQDELYGDYANNKAGWEGLPSMTGNEAMEMKNAYITEEV; from the exons ATGAGCCCGGCTgctattattttctcttccaTGACAATTCTCGCCGTGTTCGGTTCTGCACTAG GCGAAGCGAACGGCGATTATCTTTCGCAAGATAAAAGGAACAACGAGAGGCCGAAAATGCTGTCCATGTTCCCAAGAATCGGCCGGACTAAGGAGGAGGAGATGCAGAAAAACTGGCGTGGAATGATGAAACTCTTCCCCAGGGTTGGACGTGCCGAAACCAACGACGACTACGAGGACCGCGCATGGTGTCAAGATTGCATTTCTGCAG ATTACAATTTTGATGGTGTGCCAGGGAAGAGGCCGAACATGGCGGCCTTTCCTCGTATTGGCCGTCGGCAGTTGGCCGCCTTTCCAAGAGTTGGAAAACGACAGCAACAACGACTTTTGGCTACTTTTCCCAGGATTGGTCGCAGCGCAAACAAGCCTAGAGGACAGGACGAACTCTACGGGGATTATGCTAACAACAAAG cTGGTTGGGAAGGACTCCCAAGCATGACCGGGAATGAAgcaatggaaatgaaaaatgcatataTCACTGAAGAGGTTTGA
- the LOC135942389 gene encoding uncharacterized protein LOC135942389 isoform X2 → MSPAAIIFSSMTILAVFGSALGEANGDYLSQDKRNNERPKMLSMFPRIGRTKEEEMQKNWRGMMKLFPRVGRAETNDDYEDRAWCQDCISAGKRPNMAAFPRIGRRQLAAFPRVGKRQQQRLLATFPRIGRSANKPRGQDELYGDYANNKAGWEGLPSMTGNEAMEMKNAYITEEV, encoded by the exons ATGAGCCCGGCTgctattattttctcttccaTGACAATTCTCGCCGTGTTCGGTTCTGCACTAG GCGAAGCGAACGGCGATTATCTTTCGCAAGATAAAAGGAACAACGAGAGGCCGAAAATGCTGTCCATGTTCCCAAGAATCGGCCGGACTAAGGAGGAGGAGATGCAGAAAAACTGGCGTGGAATGATGAAACTCTTCCCCAGGGTTGGACGTGCCGAAACCAACGACGACTACGAGGACCGCGCATGGTGTCAAGATTGCATTTCTGCAG GGAAGAGGCCGAACATGGCGGCCTTTCCTCGTATTGGCCGTCGGCAGTTGGCCGCCTTTCCAAGAGTTGGAAAACGACAGCAACAACGACTTTTGGCTACTTTTCCCAGGATTGGTCGCAGCGCAAACAAGCCTAGAGGACAGGACGAACTCTACGGGGATTATGCTAACAACAAAG cTGGTTGGGAAGGACTCCCAAGCATGACCGGGAATGAAgcaatggaaatgaaaaatgcatataTCACTGAAGAGGTTTGA